In one Arthrobacter jinronghuae genomic region, the following are encoded:
- a CDS encoding pyridoxal phosphate-dependent aminotransferase, translated as MAQLSPHVRKVPPNQIREITQAAWAKPDAIVLSIGEPGFPTPGHILDAARATLDRDETGYTPNAGIAPLRSAFARHAGAACGKEISPERVFVTSGAQQGLHLAMSLLLDAGDEVLVPNPGYPTFAMTAELLHAVPVEYPLYPEHGFQPRIEDIEALLTPRTRVLLLNSPSNPLGAVFSGELTRSLVELARRHDLWILSDECYEAFTFDVPHVSPLAFDGDAGERVITSLTLSKTYGLTGLRIGALVLPEGLEPVLSTVMESIVSCVASPSQYAALAALTGPQDYVDMASAHYRANRDAACAVLAEKGIPYLEAQGAFYLWADLSAATGGNVRDWTLRFLEEESVAVAPGTAFGSIGEGWIRIALCGDRDELLEGVSRLPGPGAA; from the coding sequence ATGGCACAGCTCTCACCGCACGTCCGGAAAGTCCCGCCCAACCAGATCCGTGAAATCACCCAGGCCGCCTGGGCCAAGCCGGACGCGATTGTCCTGAGTATCGGCGAGCCCGGTTTCCCCACCCCCGGGCATATCCTCGACGCCGCCCGGGCCACGCTTGACCGGGACGAAACCGGTTACACCCCGAACGCGGGCATCGCTCCCCTGCGCTCGGCCTTCGCCCGGCACGCGGGTGCCGCCTGCGGGAAGGAGATCAGCCCGGAGCGGGTTTTCGTTACGTCGGGGGCGCAGCAGGGACTGCATCTGGCCATGAGCCTGCTCCTGGACGCCGGAGACGAAGTCCTGGTGCCGAACCCCGGATATCCGACGTTCGCGATGACCGCCGAACTCCTGCACGCGGTGCCGGTGGAGTACCCGCTGTATCCCGAGCACGGGTTCCAGCCGAGGATCGAAGACATCGAAGCCCTGCTGACGCCGCGCACCCGGGTGCTGCTGCTGAACTCCCCGTCCAATCCCCTGGGTGCCGTGTTCAGCGGCGAACTGACCCGTTCCCTGGTGGAGCTGGCACGGCGGCACGACCTGTGGATTCTTTCGGACGAGTGCTACGAGGCCTTCACGTTCGATGTACCGCATGTGAGCCCCCTGGCGTTCGACGGCGACGCCGGGGAACGCGTGATCACTTCCCTCACCCTGTCCAAGACCTACGGCCTGACCGGGCTGCGCATCGGCGCACTGGTGCTGCCGGAAGGGCTGGAACCGGTGCTGAGCACGGTCATGGAATCCATCGTGTCCTGCGTGGCCTCCCCGTCGCAGTATGCTGCCCTGGCCGCACTCACCGGACCGCAGGATTACGTGGACATGGCGTCCGCGCATTACCGGGCCAACCGGGATGCTGCCTGCGCCGTCCTTGCCGAAAAGGGCATTCCCTATCTCGAGGCACAGGGGGCCTTCTACCTCTGGGCCGATCTGTCCGCCGCAACCGGCGGAAACGTCCGGGACTGGACCCTGCGCTTCCTGGAAGAGGAGTCGGTGGCGGTGGCCCCGGGCACCGCTTTCGGCTCCATTGGAGAGGGCTGGATCCGGATTGCGCTGTGCGGCGACCGCGATGAGCTGCTGGAAGGCGTCAGCCGGCTGCCGGGCCCGGGAGCGGCCTAG
- the truB gene encoding tRNA pseudouridine(55) synthase TruB, producing the protein MNSGQVRSGLIIVDKPQGWTSHDVVGRLRRLAGTRKVGHAGTLDPMATGVLVVGINKATRLLTYIVGTTKTYEATIRLGQATVTDDAEGEVTAETIAAAVTDEEIRAAVANLTGDIQQVPSSVSAIKVNGERSYAKVRAGGEVNLPARPVTVSRFEVHDIRRENGGRLRDVDVTVDCSSGTYIRALARDLGAALGVGGHLTALRRTCVGPFSLEQASTLEELAEDLRVLDLDDAAADLFPVRSLSASEAEDLSHGRRIGATGNGQPGPVAAIDPDGRVVGLLEDKGEQAKALLVFTPGNEKA; encoded by the coding sequence GTGAATTCAGGGCAGGTCCGTTCAGGACTGATTATTGTGGACAAGCCGCAGGGATGGACGAGCCACGACGTGGTCGGACGCCTGCGGAGGCTGGCAGGCACCCGGAAGGTCGGACACGCAGGCACCCTGGATCCGATGGCCACCGGCGTGCTGGTGGTCGGCATCAACAAGGCGACCCGCCTGCTGACCTACATTGTCGGCACCACCAAGACCTACGAGGCCACCATCCGGCTCGGTCAGGCGACCGTCACGGACGACGCCGAGGGTGAAGTCACCGCGGAAACCATTGCCGCCGCCGTGACGGACGAGGAAATCCGGGCTGCGGTGGCGAACCTGACCGGCGACATCCAGCAGGTCCCCAGCAGCGTCAGCGCGATCAAGGTCAACGGCGAACGTTCCTACGCGAAGGTCCGCGCCGGCGGGGAAGTGAACCTGCCCGCGCGGCCGGTTACCGTCTCCCGGTTCGAGGTCCATGACATCCGGCGCGAGAACGGCGGGCGGCTGCGCGACGTCGACGTCACCGTCGACTGCTCCTCCGGCACCTACATCCGCGCCCTGGCCCGTGACCTCGGTGCCGCACTCGGCGTCGGCGGGCACCTGACCGCCCTGCGCCGCACCTGCGTGGGACCGTTCAGCCTGGAACAGGCCTCCACCCTCGAGGAACTGGCAGAGGACCTGCGGGTCCTGGACCTCGACGACGCCGCCGCCGACCTCTTCCCGGTCCGCAGCCTGTCCGCGTCCGAAGCCGAGGACCTCTCGCACGGCCGCCGGATCGGCGCCACCGGCAACGGCCAGCCGGGACCCGTCGCGGCCATCGATCCGGACGGCCGGGTGGTGGGACTGCTCGAGGACAAGGGCGAGCAGGCAAAGGCACTGCTGGTCTTCACACCCGGAAACGAGAAGGCGTAA
- a CDS encoding DUF4345 domain-containing protein yields the protein MSNAAPTPGDRNSPSGTDGPGSQAPKAPGTSAPGTSAPGTSTPGGSDSPTRRTQSGKPSAGKPGRAGKQPKAAKPYKSSDDWGVFRAVVIGVGILVAGFGLYNLITGTAGLPDGAGGEVNPTLESQYRFFAAMMVGVGAAFVAIAVKFQWANMLWLVCLMVFLGGIGRVLSWAFSGTPHFTFIVLMIVELAFPPALLVWHRFIAKTSDLRREYSQQAGGDTGIAGGSR from the coding sequence ATGAGCAACGCAGCGCCGACACCGGGCGACAGGAACAGCCCTTCGGGCACGGACGGGCCGGGAAGCCAGGCACCAAAGGCGCCGGGGACATCAGCGCCGGGGACATCAGCGCCGGGGACATCGACGCCGGGCGGGTCGGATTCCCCGACCCGCCGGACGCAGTCCGGCAAGCCGTCCGCCGGCAAGCCCGGCAGGGCAGGAAAGCAGCCGAAGGCGGCCAAGCCCTACAAGAGCAGTGACGACTGGGGCGTCTTCCGCGCCGTCGTCATCGGTGTGGGCATCCTGGTGGCCGGCTTCGGCCTCTACAACCTCATCACCGGCACGGCCGGCCTGCCGGACGGCGCCGGGGGAGAGGTCAATCCCACCCTGGAAAGCCAGTACCGGTTCTTCGCCGCGATGATGGTGGGCGTGGGCGCGGCATTCGTGGCCATTGCCGTGAAGTTCCAGTGGGCGAACATGCTCTGGCTCGTCTGCCTGATGGTGTTCCTGGGCGGCATTGGCCGTGTGCTTTCCTGGGCCTTCTCCGGAACCCCGCACTTCACGTTCATTGTGCTGATGATCGTTGAGCTGGCCTTCCCTCCGGCGCTGCTGGTCTGGCACCGGTTCATCGCCAAGACATCCGACCTGCGCCGCGAGTACAGCCAGCAGGCCGGGGGAGATACCGGGATTGCGGGCGGTTCCCGGTAA
- a CDS encoding bifunctional riboflavin kinase/FAD synthetase → MYYWNDLAEIPADIGPTVITIGNFDGVHLGHQHVLNRLVKVARAQDAAAVAISFDPHPAQVHRPQSAPELIMGLVDRVQALADTGLDGLLMMHYTLELASLTAEEFVRTVLVEALHVKTVVIGHDVRFGRGNAGDLDTMRELGRELGFAVEAVEDFGALPDGPDSGRRCSSTWIREALREGDVRTAARLLGRTHRMRGEVVHGAARGRELGFPTANLAPESSGLIPADGIYAGWLVDEAGARWPAAVSVGSNPTFEGVSRQVEAHVIDRPAEEIEDFNLYGQHVVVEFVDRLRGMVAYTGPEALVAQMRLDVERTREVLSTESGTGR, encoded by the coding sequence GTGTACTACTGGAATGACCTGGCGGAAATACCTGCCGACATTGGTCCGACAGTAATCACCATTGGCAACTTCGACGGCGTGCATCTGGGCCACCAGCATGTGCTCAACCGCCTGGTCAAGGTGGCGCGTGCCCAGGATGCGGCCGCCGTCGCCATCTCCTTTGATCCCCACCCGGCGCAGGTACACCGGCCCCAGAGCGCACCGGAACTGATCATGGGCCTCGTGGACCGCGTGCAGGCGCTGGCCGACACCGGGCTGGACGGCCTGCTGATGATGCATTACACGCTGGAGCTGGCTTCCCTGACCGCAGAGGAATTTGTCCGCACGGTCCTGGTTGAGGCACTCCACGTCAAGACAGTCGTCATCGGCCACGACGTCCGCTTCGGACGGGGCAACGCCGGAGACCTGGACACCATGCGCGAACTCGGCCGCGAGCTCGGGTTCGCCGTGGAAGCGGTGGAGGATTTCGGCGCACTCCCGGACGGCCCGGACTCCGGCCGGCGCTGTTCCTCCACCTGGATCCGCGAAGCACTGCGGGAAGGTGATGTCCGCACCGCTGCCCGCCTGCTCGGACGTACCCACCGGATGCGCGGCGAAGTGGTGCACGGGGCGGCACGCGGCCGCGAACTGGGGTTCCCTACCGCCAACCTCGCCCCGGAGTCCTCAGGCCTCATCCCCGCCGACGGGATCTACGCCGGCTGGCTGGTGGACGAGGCCGGCGCCCGGTGGCCCGCCGCCGTGTCGGTGGGTTCCAACCCCACCTTCGAGGGCGTGAGCCGTCAGGTGGAAGCACATGTCATCGACCGGCCCGCCGAAGAGATCGAGGATTTCAACCTGTACGGCCAGCACGTGGTGGTGGAATTCGTGGACCGGCTCCGGGGCATGGTGGCGTACACCGGCCCCGAGGCACTGGTCGCCCAGATGCGCCTCGACGTCGAACGCACCCGCGAGGTCCTTTCGACAGAAAGCGGCACGGGCAGGTAA
- the rpsO gene encoding 30S ribosomal protein S15 — MALDPAVKQEIIREFARAEGDTGSPEVQVAVLSRRILDLTEHLKTHKHDHHTRRGLMALVGRRRRMLTYLRETDIARYRTLIERLGLRR; from the coding sequence TTGGCACTCGATCCCGCCGTCAAGCAGGAAATCATTCGGGAATTCGCTCGCGCTGAAGGGGACACCGGTTCCCCCGAGGTTCAGGTTGCTGTGCTTTCACGGCGCATCCTCGACCTGACCGAGCACCTGAAGACCCACAAGCATGACCACCACACCCGCCGCGGCCTGATGGCCCTGGTTGGTCGTCGTCGTCGCATGCTGACCTACCTGCGCGAGACCGACATCGCCCGCTACCGTACGCTCATTGAGCGCCTCGGCCTGCGTCGATAG
- a CDS encoding polyribonucleotide nucleotidyltransferase, whose protein sequence is MEGPEIQFSEAVIDNGKYGKRVIRFETGRLAQQAAGSAMVYIDEDTALLSATSAGKSPREGFDFFPLTVDVEERMYAAGRIPGSFFRREGRPSTEAILACRLMDRPLRPAFVKGLRNEVQIVVTVLAINPDVLYDVVAINASSMSTQLSGLPFSGPIGGVRVALVDGQWVAFPKHSELERAVFSMVVAGRIAGDDVAIMMVEAEATDNAWNLIKEEGATAPTEEVVAEGLEAAKPFIKVLCDAQSDLAARAAKPTVEFPIFLDYQDDVYEAVEAAAGEKLAKVFSIADKQERDAAADELKDEVKAALAEKFEGREGEVSAAFRSVTKQVVRQRILKEQVRIDGRGLTDIRQLTAEVEVLPRVHGSAIFERGETQIMGVTTLNMLKMEQQIDSLSPVTRKRYMHNYNFPPYSTGETGRVGSPKRREIGHGALAERALMPVLPTREEFPYAIRQVSEALSSNGSTSMGSVCASTLSMLNAGVPLRAPVAGIAMGLVSDQVDGETRYAALTDILGAEDAFGDMDFKVAGTSEFVTAIQLDTKLDGIPASVLAAALKQAREARLHILDVMQAAIDAPDELSEFAPRIISVKIPVDKIGEVIGPKGKMINQIQEDTGADISIEDDGTVLIGATDGGSAEAARSAINAIANPQVPEIGERYLGTVVKTTTFGAFVSLTPGKDGLLHISELRKLAGGKRVDNVDDVVSVGQKVQVEITKIDDRGKLSLSPVVAEDAEGEEAAETESAE, encoded by the coding sequence ATGGAGGGTCCCGAAATTCAGTTCTCAGAAGCCGTTATTGACAACGGCAAGTACGGCAAGCGCGTCATCCGGTTCGAAACCGGCCGCCTTGCCCAGCAGGCAGCCGGTTCGGCGATGGTCTACATTGACGAAGACACCGCCCTGCTCTCGGCCACGTCCGCCGGCAAGTCCCCGCGTGAAGGTTTCGACTTCTTCCCGCTGACCGTGGACGTCGAGGAGCGTATGTACGCTGCCGGCCGCATCCCGGGCTCGTTCTTCCGCCGCGAAGGCCGTCCGTCCACCGAAGCCATCCTGGCCTGCCGCCTGATGGACCGCCCGCTGCGCCCCGCGTTCGTCAAGGGCCTGCGCAACGAGGTCCAGATTGTGGTCACCGTCCTGGCGATCAACCCGGACGTTCTCTACGACGTGGTTGCGATCAACGCTTCCTCCATGTCCACCCAGCTGAGCGGCCTGCCGTTCTCCGGCCCGATCGGCGGCGTCCGCGTTGCCCTGGTTGACGGCCAGTGGGTTGCGTTCCCGAAGCACTCCGAGCTGGAGCGCGCCGTGTTCTCCATGGTGGTTGCCGGCCGCATTGCCGGTGACGACGTCGCCATCATGATGGTGGAAGCCGAAGCCACCGACAACGCCTGGAACCTCATCAAGGAAGAGGGCGCCACCGCCCCGACCGAAGAGGTTGTTGCAGAAGGCCTGGAAGCGGCGAAGCCGTTCATCAAGGTCCTGTGCGACGCCCAGTCGGACCTGGCTGCCCGCGCAGCCAAGCCCACCGTCGAGTTCCCGATCTTCCTGGATTACCAGGACGACGTGTACGAGGCCGTTGAAGCCGCTGCCGGCGAGAAGCTGGCCAAGGTCTTCTCGATCGCCGACAAGCAGGAGCGCGACGCCGCTGCCGACGAGCTCAAGGACGAAGTCAAGGCCGCACTGGCTGAGAAGTTCGAAGGCCGCGAAGGCGAAGTTTCCGCTGCTTTCCGCTCCGTCACCAAGCAGGTCGTGCGCCAGCGCATCCTCAAGGAGCAGGTCCGCATCGACGGCCGCGGCCTGACGGACATCCGTCAGCTCACCGCCGAGGTCGAGGTCCTGCCCCGCGTACACGGTTCGGCCATCTTCGAGCGCGGCGAAACCCAGATCATGGGTGTCACCACGCTGAACATGCTGAAGATGGAACAGCAGATTGACTCGCTGTCGCCGGTAACGCGCAAGCGCTACATGCACAACTACAACTTCCCGCCGTACTCCACCGGTGAGACCGGCCGCGTGGGTTCGCCCAAGCGCCGCGAAATCGGCCACGGCGCACTTGCAGAGCGCGCCCTGATGCCGGTGCTGCCCACGCGTGAAGAATTCCCGTACGCCATCCGCCAGGTCTCCGAAGCCCTGAGCTCCAACGGTTCCACCTCCATGGGTTCGGTCTGCGCCTCGACGCTGTCCATGCTCAACGCCGGTGTTCCGCTGCGCGCTCCGGTGGCAGGCATCGCCATGGGCCTGGTCTCCGACCAGGTTGACGGCGAAACCCGCTACGCAGCCCTGACCGATATCCTCGGCGCCGAAGATGCTTTCGGCGACATGGACTTCAAGGTCGCCGGTACCTCCGAGTTCGTCACGGCCATCCAGCTGGACACCAAGCTCGACGGTATCCCCGCCTCCGTGCTGGCAGCAGCACTGAAGCAGGCCCGCGAAGCCCGCCTGCACATCCTCGACGTGATGCAGGCCGCGATCGACGCACCGGACGAGCTCTCCGAGTTCGCCCCGCGCATCATCTCGGTCAAGATCCCCGTGGACAAGATCGGCGAGGTCATCGGCCCGAAGGGCAAGATGATCAACCAGATCCAGGAGGACACCGGCGCTGACATCTCCATCGAAGATGACGGCACCGTCCTCATCGGCGCAACCGACGGCGGCTCCGCCGAGGCTGCCCGCTCGGCGATCAACGCGATCGCCAACCCGCAGGTCCCCGAGATCGGCGAGCGTTACCTCGGCACGGTAGTCAAGACCACCACGTTCGGTGCTTTTGTCTCCCTGACCCCGGGCAAGGACGGCCTGCTGCACATCTCCGAGCTGCGTAAGCTCGCCGGCGGCAAGCGCGTGGACAACGTCGACGACGTCGTCTCCGTGGGCCAGAAGGTCCAGGTGGAAATCACCAAGATCGATGACCGCGGAAAGCTTTCGCTCTCCCCGGTGGTTGCTGAAGACGCCGAAGGCGAAGAAGCAGCAGAAACCGAGTCTGCAGAGTAA
- a CDS encoding M16 family metallopeptidase translates to MPDYSDGNRPVSPSSPKGHGTVVQLPLTTLSSDPTLVVGTPGGAVVRRSVLPGGVRVLTEEMPGQRSTAIGFWVGVGSRDEAAGRHGSTHFLEHLLFKGTSRRSALDIASAFDEVGGESNAATAKESTCYYARVLDTDLPMAIDVITDMVTSAVLDPEELEQERDVILEEIAMDNDDPADLCHEKFSEAVLGDHALGRPIGGTPDAIRSVSREAVLDHYRRYYRPEELVVTAAGGLDHEQVCALVLQALQTAGWELDPAATPAPRRDTAPASISGTAGVHVINRPVEQANIVMGCPSLTATDDRRFAMSVLNTILGGGMSSRLFQEIREKRGLVYSTYSFSASYADAGYFGMYAGCSPAKTRQVIDLLGSELERLAADGVEPAELAKALGQISGGMVLGLEDSGSRMSRLGRAELVSGEFIDIDESLRRIHSVTAEQVQELAVELAAAPRTITVVGPFESAAELGF, encoded by the coding sequence ATGCCGGACTACTCCGATGGAAACCGTCCCGTGTCCCCTTCCTCACCGAAGGGGCACGGGACGGTTGTCCAGCTTCCGCTGACCACTCTTTCCTCCGACCCGACCCTTGTGGTCGGAACTCCGGGAGGCGCCGTCGTGCGCCGTTCGGTACTGCCCGGCGGCGTCCGGGTCCTGACGGAGGAAATGCCGGGCCAGCGCAGCACGGCCATCGGATTCTGGGTTGGTGTCGGCTCGCGGGATGAAGCCGCGGGCCGGCACGGCTCCACACACTTCCTTGAGCACCTGCTGTTCAAGGGCACCAGCCGCCGTTCGGCGCTGGATATCGCCTCGGCGTTTGACGAGGTGGGCGGCGAGTCCAATGCGGCCACCGCCAAGGAAAGCACCTGCTACTACGCTCGGGTGCTGGATACCGATCTTCCGATGGCCATTGACGTCATCACCGACATGGTTACGTCTGCCGTCCTGGATCCTGAGGAACTGGAACAGGAACGCGACGTCATCCTCGAAGAGATCGCCATGGACAATGACGATCCGGCCGATCTCTGCCACGAAAAGTTTTCCGAAGCCGTCCTCGGCGACCATGCCCTCGGCCGTCCCATCGGCGGCACTCCCGATGCCATCCGGAGCGTGTCCCGCGAAGCGGTCCTTGACCACTACCGGCGGTACTACCGTCCGGAGGAACTGGTAGTCACCGCTGCCGGGGGACTGGACCACGAGCAGGTCTGCGCACTCGTGCTGCAGGCGCTGCAGACCGCCGGCTGGGAACTGGACCCGGCGGCAACGCCTGCGCCGCGCCGGGACACCGCGCCGGCGTCGATCTCCGGCACCGCCGGCGTCCACGTCATCAACCGTCCGGTGGAGCAGGCCAACATCGTGATGGGCTGCCCCTCGCTGACCGCAACGGATGACCGCCGCTTTGCCATGAGCGTGCTGAACACGATCCTCGGAGGCGGCATGTCCTCCCGCCTGTTCCAGGAGATCCGCGAGAAGCGCGGACTGGTGTACTCCACCTACTCTTTCTCGGCGTCGTACGCCGACGCCGGCTACTTCGGCATGTATGCAGGCTGCTCGCCCGCCAAGACCCGGCAGGTCATCGACCTGCTCGGCAGCGAACTCGAGCGGCTGGCCGCCGACGGCGTGGAGCCTGCCGAACTGGCCAAGGCCCTGGGCCAGATCTCCGGCGGCATGGTGCTGGGCCTGGAGGACTCCGGCTCCCGGATGTCCCGCCTGGGCCGGGCGGAGCTGGTCAGCGGCGAGTTCATCGACATCGATGAGTCCCTGCGCCGGATCCATTCAGTCACGGCGGAACAGGTCCAGGAGCTGGCCGTAGAACTGGCCGCAGCCCCCCGCACCATCACCGTGGTGGGCCCGTTCGAATCAGCGGCGGAACTGGGCTTCTAA
- a CDS encoding MoaD/ThiS family protein, with the protein MLIRYFGAAKAAAGTEEEHLDEGPLTLAELAEKLAARYPSPGAGVPALGTVIARSTFLVNETAARNPDLLLQPGDVVDILPPFAGG; encoded by the coding sequence GTGCTGATCAGATACTTCGGCGCTGCGAAGGCAGCAGCCGGCACGGAAGAAGAACACCTGGATGAAGGGCCGCTGACGCTGGCCGAGCTGGCGGAAAAACTTGCCGCCCGGTACCCGTCGCCCGGCGCAGGCGTCCCGGCGCTCGGTACGGTGATTGCCCGCAGTACGTTCCTGGTCAACGAAACGGCGGCCCGGAACCCGGACCTGCTGCTGCAGCCGGGAGACGTTGTGGACATCCTCCCGCCCTTCGCGGGCGGATAG
- the moaA gene encoding GTP 3',8-cyclase MoaA, translating into MGTQLGMPAVRPSPSTPEISPPEAAAPGSGSTAAVSALPSPASALALSPADGLLDRHGRRATDMRLSLTDKCNLRCTYCMPAEGLNWLARDKVLARDEIVRLVRLGVDRLGVRELRLTGGEPLVRADLVDIVAGIRANHPELPISLTTNGLGLDKKAQALKDAGLTRINVSLDSLHPDTFAQLTRRPFLDRVLRGVEEAARVGLGLVKINAVLMRGINDAEAPDLLEWAVSRGFELRFIEQMPLDADHGWTRDGMITAAEMRSLLERDFVLTPDSRERNGAPAQRWEVRRHADPATVVGTVGIIASVTEPFCAECVRTRITAEGKVRSCLFSHDETDLLALLRSGVDDDAVVRRWQEAMWGKPKAHGMGHTGLGDSDYVQPERTMSAIGG; encoded by the coding sequence ATGGGAACACAGCTGGGAATGCCTGCAGTACGCCCTTCCCCCAGTACACCAGAAATCAGCCCGCCCGAAGCCGCGGCACCGGGCAGCGGTTCTACCGCTGCCGTCTCGGCGCTGCCCTCCCCCGCGTCTGCCCTGGCGCTTTCCCCGGCAGACGGTCTGCTGGACCGGCACGGCCGCCGCGCCACGGACATGCGGCTGTCGCTGACGGACAAATGCAACCTGCGCTGCACGTACTGCATGCCCGCCGAAGGGCTCAACTGGCTGGCCCGGGACAAAGTACTTGCCCGGGACGAAATCGTCCGCCTCGTCCGCCTCGGCGTCGACCGGCTGGGTGTGCGCGAGCTGCGGTTGACCGGCGGTGAACCGCTGGTCCGTGCGGACCTGGTGGACATTGTTGCCGGTATCCGTGCCAACCACCCGGAACTGCCGATTTCCCTGACCACCAACGGGCTCGGCCTGGACAAGAAAGCCCAGGCACTGAAGGACGCCGGCCTGACCCGCATCAACGTGTCCCTGGATTCCCTCCACCCGGACACCTTTGCCCAGCTCACCCGCCGCCCGTTCCTGGACCGGGTGCTGCGCGGGGTGGAGGAAGCCGCCCGGGTGGGCCTGGGCCTGGTCAAGATCAACGCCGTGCTGATGCGGGGAATCAACGACGCCGAGGCGCCGGACCTGCTGGAGTGGGCGGTCAGCCGCGGCTTCGAACTGCGTTTCATTGAGCAGATGCCCCTGGATGCGGACCACGGCTGGACGCGGGACGGCATGATCACCGCCGCCGAGATGCGGTCCCTGCTGGAACGGGACTTCGTCCTGACCCCCGATTCCCGGGAGCGCAACGGCGCACCGGCGCAGCGCTGGGAGGTCCGCCGGCATGCGGACCCGGCAACGGTTGTCGGGACCGTCGGCATCATTGCTTCCGTCACCGAACCTTTCTGCGCAGAGTGCGTCCGGACCCGGATCACTGCCGAGGGCAAGGTCCGCAGCTGCCTGTTTTCCCACGACGAGACGGACCTGCTGGCGCTGCTGCGCAGCGGTGTGGACGACGACGCCGTCGTCCGCCGCTGGCAGGAAGCCATGTGGGGCAAGCCCAAGGCACACGGCATGGGCCATACCGGGCTCGGCGACTCCGACTATGTCCAGCCCGAACGAACCATGAGCGCGATAGGCGGCTAA
- the modA gene encoding molybdate ABC transporter substrate-binding protein — translation MRFVPRGRRTLAACAVMVLAASAAACTSADTTGAADRSGTGITVFAASSLTDVVEQLNAAYDGGGRLRVNIGSSSQLVAQLQSGAEADVVITADLEALEPLRNGLDRETVLASNNLVLALAADNPAGIRVLRDVAGDGVRAALCAPSVPCGRATSRVLEAAGVAVPAPSLEDSVRSVLTKVTSGQADAGFVYRTDALAAAGSGVTYLPLEDPAPNRYPAGLTAEGAGNPDAAAFYEWLIGPEAAGILAEAGFGPADPGSNDAP, via the coding sequence ATGCGCTTTGTTCCCCGGGGCCGCCGGACTTTGGCAGCGTGCGCCGTGATGGTTCTAGCCGCTTCCGCAGCCGCATGCACCTCCGCGGACACCACCGGCGCCGCCGACCGCAGCGGAACCGGCATCACGGTCTTTGCGGCTTCCTCGCTCACGGACGTGGTTGAGCAGCTGAATGCGGCTTACGACGGCGGCGGGCGCCTGCGCGTCAACATCGGCTCCAGCAGCCAGCTCGTGGCGCAGCTGCAGTCCGGCGCGGAAGCGGACGTTGTGATTACAGCCGACCTCGAGGCACTCGAACCCCTGCGGAACGGACTGGACCGGGAGACGGTGCTGGCCAGCAACAACCTGGTGCTGGCCCTGGCCGCGGACAACCCCGCCGGGATCCGCGTATTACGCGATGTTGCGGGCGACGGCGTTCGGGCAGCCCTGTGCGCACCCTCCGTTCCGTGCGGGCGGGCAACATCGCGGGTCCTCGAAGCAGCCGGTGTCGCTGTTCCCGCACCGAGCCTGGAGGACAGCGTCCGTTCGGTGCTGACCAAGGTAACCAGTGGCCAGGCAGATGCCGGGTTTGTCTACCGGACCGATGCCCTGGCCGCAGCCGGGTCCGGCGTGACCTACCTGCCGCTGGAGGATCCCGCCCCTAACCGGTATCCGGCGGGACTGACCGCCGAAGGAGCCGGCAATCCCGACGCGGCAGCATTCTACGAGTGGCTTATCGGCCCCGAGGCGGCAGGCATCCTTGCCGAGGCGGGGTTCGGTCCGGCGGACCCGGGGAGCAACGATGCCCCTTAG